TCCACAAACAATTCGACAAGTTACACGAACTCTCAAGAATTGATTATGTTGATTTTTTCTTCACTTGTAAATAGTTGTTTATTGGTGATTTTATTAGTATAAAAATTAATTTTATCCTTTTAAGGTAACAAAACTCTTTTATGTTATTTACATGCTTTTATATGCTCATTCCTCGTACTTCCTGTAGATTGTAAAAAAAGACTACCAATAGAGGTAATCTCTCTCCACATTATTACTTTATTTTCGTGTAACTCTACTGACATTAGTATTTCGGTAGCTTATATTGCGTTAAATGGCTCCTTTTTTAAATCGGAAAGCTAAACTAATGATACTAGTAAAGAGAAGAATAAATTTTTTACATCCGTCCCTACAGAAAGGATTTTGCCTCATGCTTCAATCTTTTCCACCCGTTATTACTAAATCCTGTACACTCCTAGTCCTTGGCAGTATGCCTGGTGCCGTCTCATTACGCAAACATGAGTATTATGGAAATCCACGTAATCATTTCTGGCCCATTATGTATGAACTATTCCAAGAACCTATTTCCGAGTCCTACGAACAGCGTCTGGCGTTTTTATTAGATAAAAGGATTGCCCTCTGGGATGTTATACAAAATTGCGAGCGGGAAGGCAGTCTCGACTCAGCGATCAAACAAGAAAAGATTAATGATTTTGACAGCTTATATGAACAGTATCCAGCTATTAAAGCTGTATTATTTAATGGAACAAAAGCTTATCAAAGCTACAAAAAATATCGTGGTTTTTTAGACGATCGTCTCTATCTGACATTACCTTCAACAAGTCCTACACCTAGTCGTTACATAAAGACCATGGAGGATAAGCTTGGAAAGTGGCAGATTGTACTGGAGCTATTAGATGAGAAAAAAGATGAGTAGAAACAAGAATATTTTGTGTGTTTTTCATGTTGTTTGATTAGGCAGATAGATGAATATGATTTTCTATTGCCGTCATCGATTTGTGGAATGGCTGGTGGAATGGCTGGTGGAATGGCTCGCTAATGTCGCTAGCACATTATACTAGTAAAAGAGAATAGGGAACAGACGCAGAGCTTACATTCAGCTCTGCATATGAGTATAGGGATATTGTGTAAAGTTAGATTACTTTTACTCTTTTTCTGATTAGTCAGGAATCAGGTATACAAAGGCTCTACAGTGATACAAATTCTCTTTGATCCTATAAGAATCGAGCGCTAAAGAACCGTTATCTACATGTGGCTCCTACGCTCCACTGCCAAAGGTTACAGCCTTTATTCTGACCTTTACACTGCCATCCTTTTATAGAATAGTAGGTATTTAAACTGCCCTGAATAGGACAAAGAACCTCGATAGGATAATCACCAAGGTTTTGTAGCATGGTATACAATAATCCCTTGCTCCGATAGTTTTTAGCAACTGCAAATTGATAAAGTGATATGGTTTGTGTAGATTTTTTAGGATAAAATCGAAGAGCTCCGGCAATCACATCTCCTTCTAGCGCCACAAGCACTTGGTTTCTGCGGACTGCTGCTCTGGACCCATCTGGACATAAGTATTCACGATTTGCAATCGAATCAGAATTTTCAGCGATATGTTCATGAAAGAATTGTGCGATCTCTTGGGCCATCAACGGATGCGCTAGTTTTATTTGCATATGTACCTCTTTATGGAAAGTTATAAGATATATCAGAATGTATGTTCTTATTTTTATTTTACAAAAGATAGAACCTGGTTGCAAGTTTTTCAAGAGAGAATAGCTTATTATCGTGATGAAAAAAATGCTACCTTTATTCCCTAATAGTACCGAAGAAACCCAAAAAGCCTTCCAGCTAAAAATTCTACTGGAAGGCTTTACTAGGTCAAATCCATTCATGATGATGATAAAAAAATATGATAGAGTGCATGAGTCTATTGTTGTTTTTCTCGTCTATTATTTAAAAACACGGCAATAATAGCCACCACGGCCGAAACACCGTTCGCAATGGCATTCACCTGTTCATCTGTAATGATTTGGTAGCCTAATGTATCAGCTAGTAGCTTGATGGAACCAACTATCCCAGCAACCAGTAACGGTATATTTCCTTGTTCCTTCACTCAGGCACCCGCTTTCAGATAGTTTGCCATATTTTTAATGAGCTGGGCAGCGTAATCACCAACCACAATTCCATTAGGGACGGCATTCTGTTTCCAATAGTCAGGAGAGGTTATGATTTTTGCCTGTACGAGAGCATCCACAGCCAATTCAAAATCATCACTAGGCCCTTCTATAGCAGGAGAATACGGGTGACCAATATGTCCGCAAAAAGCCTTGATCACTGCTTCTGCATAGCGTTTCCAATTGTCTTTTAGTTTTTGGGCATCCCCAGCATGATCAATAAATCCATATTCCATAATGATCGTGTCTACTGCACCTGTTTCACGATGCATGAAATAATAGTCTCGCCCATCTGCGCCTACTCGTGTGTATACTCTACGAAATTTTTGTCCCTCTGCTGCTACTGCTTGAGCAAGGGCGTTTGCTAGTTTATTAGTAGTGAAAATAGAATGAATGGCTTCCACACCTTCCCCACCACCTGAGTTGATGTGGTTGGAAATACAGTAGGTGGCCCCGCTTTGTTTGACGAGCGTAGTACGCTGAGATGGGGTAAGTGTGGTATCTGTCGTCCGAGTGATAACAACAGGAAGAAGTAACTCCCTGCACCTTTGTAGCTGGTACAAGCTAATTTGTAGCGTCAAATCCTTCTCCTGCATCTGATTCCCAATTGCGCCCGGATCAGTTCCACCGTGCCCTGCATCAATCATTAAAATCGGTTTCGCCATACGCATATCCTCCTTTTATTCTACCTTTTCTTTTAATTCTTGCAGTTCCATT
This is a stretch of genomic DNA from Brevibacillus laterosporus DSM 25. It encodes these proteins:
- a CDS encoding DNA-deoxyinosine glycosylase; translation: MLQSFPPVITKSCTLLVLGSMPGAVSLRKHEYYGNPRNHFWPIMYELFQEPISESYEQRLAFLLDKRIALWDVIQNCEREGSLDSAIKQEKINDFDSLYEQYPAIKAVLFNGTKAYQSYKKYRGFLDDRLYLTLPSTSPTPSRYIKTMEDKLGKWQIVLELLDEKKDE
- a CDS encoding GNAT family N-acetyltransferase — translated: MQIKLAHPLMAQEIAQFFHEHIAENSDSIANREYLCPDGSRAAVRRNQVLVALEGDVIAGALRFYPKKSTQTISLYQFAVAKNYRSKGLLYTMLQNLGDYPIEVLCPIQGSLNTYYSIKGWQCKGQNKGCNLWQWSVGATCR
- a CDS encoding N-acetylmuramoyl-L-alanine amidase; its protein translation is MAKPILMIDAGHGGTDPGAIGNQMQEKDLTLQISLYQLQRCRELLLPVVITRTTDTTLTPSQRTTLVKQSGATYCISNHINSGGGEGVEAIHSIFTTNKLANALAQAVAAEGQKFRRVYTRVGADGRDYYFMHRETGAVDTIIMEYGFIDHAGDAQKLKDNWKRYAEAVIKAFCGHIGHPYSPAIEGPSDDFELAVDALVQAKIITSPDYWKQNAVPNGIVVGDYAAQLIKNMANYLKAGA